In Rhodospirillaceae bacterium, the following are encoded in one genomic region:
- a CDS encoding MarR family transcriptional regulator: MIKLDDSIGFLINRAAFTMKRALDHKLAAYDLTAPQWAILTQLWEKNGQPLIAIGKNLYFDKATMSGIIDR, translated from the coding sequence ATGATAAAATTAGATGACAGTATCGGATTTTTAATTAACCGGGCAGCTTTTACCATGAAGCGTGCCCTTGACCATAAGCTCGCTGCTTATGATCTAACAGCGCCCCAATGGGCCATTTTAACCCAGCTTTGGGAAAAAAATGGTCAGCCTCTTATTGCCATTGGCAAAAACCTTTATTTTGATAAAGCCACGATGAGCGGTATTATTGATCGATGA
- a CDS encoding TrkA C-terminal domain-containing protein encodes MFRKTTVRLLVNGLIVAIIFTLGNKLLLAPIATLFEEKWLGLTAAWLIAMLLSSPFLWGMLFSSRGTTRQEIMFSTFSITLLWLLTIAEVLILTVAYFRHWVVFGVLAVVFLALFSFAYRHLGRLYQWFEQRLVGNIRKEDGRQRKYEELSPWDSHFVEMEASSHSPLLGKTLTQNQLRQKFGVNIVAIYRGARTIIAPRGEERILPLDKLIVLGTDEQIDQFSKMVEKDEEPTEPVDLLDNFSLKALFLPVDHPAVGKNIRDSQLREQAHGLVVGIERVGRRILNPDPTTILQANDLLWMVGDSENLKAFDRPRSEPQDTY; translated from the coding sequence TTGTTCCGTAAAACCACGGTGCGGTTATTGGTTAATGGCCTGATCGTGGCAATTATTTTTACCTTGGGCAATAAATTGCTGTTGGCCCCTATCGCGACACTTTTTGAAGAAAAATGGTTGGGATTAACCGCTGCTTGGTTGATTGCCATGCTACTCTCCTCACCTTTCCTTTGGGGCATGTTATTTTCTTCACGGGGTACCACACGCCAAGAAATAATGTTTTCCACTTTTTCCATCACCCTTTTATGGTTATTAACAATTGCAGAAGTTTTAATCCTCACCGTTGCTTATTTCCGCCACTGGGTGGTGTTTGGAGTCTTGGCGGTTGTCTTTTTAGCCTTATTTTCTTTTGCTTACCGACATTTGGGAAGATTATATCAATGGTTTGAGCAACGGCTGGTTGGTAACATCCGTAAAGAAGATGGGCGGCAACGGAAATATGAAGAATTATCGCCGTGGGACAGTCATTTTGTAGAAATGGAGGCAAGCTCCCACTCACCCTTATTAGGCAAAACCCTAACCCAAAACCAACTGCGGCAAAAATTTGGGGTGAATATTGTGGCGATTTACCGCGGCGCCCGCACTATCATTGCCCCACGCGGGGAGGAACGGATTTTACCGCTAGATAAGTTGATCGTCTTGGGAACGGACGAACAAATCGACCAATTCAGTAAAATGGTTGAAAAGGATGAAGAACCAACAGAACCTGTTGATTTATTGGATAATTTTTCTTTAAAAGCATTATTTTTACCTGTTGATCATCCGGCGGTTGGCAAAAATATTCGCGATTCTCAATTGCGGGAACAAGCCCATGGGTTGGTTGTAGGCATTGAACGGGTAGGTAGGCGTATTTTGAACCCCGATCCAACCACAATCTTGCAAGCCAACGATTTGCTATGGATGGTGGGGGATTCTGAAAACTTAAAGGCTTTTGATCGGCCTAGATCAGAACCACAAGATACCTACTAA
- a CDS encoding cation:proton antiporter, with product MGVIFLMFSLGLHFSFQKLARVGFSAGLTGLFEVLAVCALGFGVGRLMGWAFYDSLFLGAAVAISSTTIIIKAMSDLGLMKKRFTELVFGVLVVEDLLAILLLVFLSTVVKTDSIFSLEITWSALQLILVVGAWFIIGYFLIPTLMRRITGYATQETLTVVSIGLCLLLVWVADYFHYSTALGAFIMGSILSETRLVQRIDHIITPIKDMFAAVFFISVGMMLNPNVLWEHWSAVLVITLLVTLGKLLLTATGALLTGQSLNTSLRLGFSMSQVGEFSFIIIGLGLTLNVTSSSLYAIIVAVSGITTLPPPIPSAYRDI from the coding sequence TTGGGCGTCATTTTTTTGATGTTTTCTTTAGGATTGCATTTCAGCTTTCAAAAGCTGGCGCGGGTGGGGTTTTCCGCCGGATTGACGGGGTTATTTGAAGTCTTGGCCGTTTGCGCCCTAGGCTTCGGCGTGGGTCGCCTGATGGGCTGGGCATTTTATGATTCTTTATTTTTAGGGGCGGCAGTTGCCATCTCATCAACCACCATCATTATCAAAGCCATGAGTGACCTTGGCTTGATGAAAAAACGATTTACGGAATTAGTTTTTGGTGTTTTGGTGGTCGAAGATTTATTAGCCATCCTTTTATTGGTATTTCTATCAACCGTTGTTAAAACTGACAGTATTTTCTCCCTAGAAATCACCTGGTCAGCCTTACAATTGATCTTAGTCGTTGGGGCATGGTTTATTATCGGCTATTTCCTGATCCCCACCTTGATGCGGCGGATTACCGGATACGCCACCCAAGAAACTTTAACGGTTGTTTCCATAGGCCTTTGCTTACTTTTGGTATGGGTTGCAGATTATTTCCATTATTCGACTGCCTTAGGGGCTTTTATTATGGGATCTATCCTATCGGAAACCAGATTGGTGCAGCGGATTGACCATATTATTACCCCTATCAAAGACATGTTTGCCGCCGTTTTCTTCATTTCGGTGGGCATGATGTTGAATCCAAACGTGTTGTGGGAGCATTGGTCGGCAGTCTTGGTGATCACTTTATTAGTTACCTTAGGTAAATTATTGCTTACCGCAACCGGCGCCCTTTTGACTGGACAAAGTTTAAATACATCGCTGCGTTTGGGGTTCAGCATGTCTCAGGTGGGTGAATTTTCGTTTATCATTATCGGATTAGGATTGACCTTAAATGTCACCAGCTCCTCCCTATATGCCATTATTGTGGCCGTTTCAGGGATTACCACTTTACCACCCCCTATTCCATCCGCTTATCGGGATATTTAG